Sequence from the Tachyglossus aculeatus isolate mTacAcu1 chromosome 17, mTacAcu1.pri, whole genome shotgun sequence genome:
acagagaacaaaaccaaacatactaacaaaataaaataaatagaatagataggtacaagtaaaataaagagtaataaatatgtacaaacatatatacatatatacgggtgctgtggggaagggaaggaggtaagatggggggatggaggggggacgagggggagaggaaggaaggggctcagtgtgggaaggcctcctggaggaggtgagctctcagcagggccttgaagggaggaagagagctagcttggctaggttttgttttgttttgttgtctgtctcccccttctagactgtgagcccgctgttgggtagggactgtctctatatgttgccaacttgtacttcccaagcgcttagtccagtgctttgtacactgtaagcgctcaataaataggattgaacgaatgaatgaatgacaaccaccCCACGCAGTAACTTGGGATCGGAAACACTAGCGATTGGCCATGttccatcttagagaagcagcgtggctccatggaaagagcccgggctttggagtcagaggtcatgggttcaaatcccagctctgccaattgtcagctgtgtgactttgggtaagtcacttcacttctctgggcctcagctacctcatcttaaaatggggattaaggctgtgagcccccccgtgggacaacctgatcactttgtaacctccccagcgcttagaacagtgcttggcacatagtaagcgtgcagcgtggctcagtggaaacagcacaggctttggagtcgtatttattgagcgcttactgtgtgcacagcactgtactaagcgcttgggaagtacaggttggcaacatatagagacggtccctacccaacagcgggctcacagtctagaagggggagacagacaacaaaacatgtgaacgggTGTtgtcatcataataaatagaagtaaagctagatgcatatcattaagaaaataaaataaatagaatagtaaatatgaacaagtaaaatagagaggcATGGTTTGGAAAACGAGAGGggagaaggtcaatcaatcgatagtatttattgagtgcttgctgtgtgcagagcacacaaagtCGAACACACACAGAGCCCATTTGCCCAGTCtgcctctgcattcattcattcagtcgtatttattgagcgcttactgtgtgcagagcactgtactaagcgcttgggaagtccaagtcggcaacatgtagagatggtccctacccaacaacgggctcacccttgctcccttcccattccccatcCAGCATCACCACAGTCGGGAAGCCCTtcctcgtgggttctaatgctgcttacctgctgtgtgaccttgggcaagtcccttcactgtgcctcagtcacctcatctgtaaaatggggatggagactgtatatatgtttgtaggtatttattactctatttatttattttacttgtacatatttattctacttatttaattttgttaatatgctttgttttgttctctgtctcccccttctagactgtgagcctgctgttgggtagggaccggctctatatgttcaatcaatcaatcaatcgtatttattgaacacttactttgtacagagcactgtactaagcgcttgggaaatacaagttggcaacatatagagacagtccctacccaacagtgggctcacagtctaaaagttgccaagttgccaacttggacttcccaagcgcttagtccagtgctctgcacacagtaagcgctcaataaatacgattgaaggaatgaatgaatgaatgagactgagagcccccacaTGGGCTGatttgtggccaacctgattcgcctgtatccaccccagtgtttagtaaagcgcctggcacagagtaagcgcttaacaaataccacaattactgttattacgtGTAACCTCCAATCTACTTGCTGCAATTCCAGTCAGTTCAgttccccgtcctcctcccccaGGCAGCAAAATCCCTTGTAGCCTAAAGACCCTGCCAGCTCTCACCAGTCCCTAGCTGGACCCGGCTGCCTCTCTTGGCATCCTGGGATGGCACAATGCCAGCCTGAAGTGACCGAGCCAGAAATGGGCAGGAGGCAGGCAGGAGGGGAGTCCAATGCTGCCGTCCTCTCACGGCCGGGATCGTTGGTCCCAGAGCTCGGCCTGGATCTGGGACCAGGCAGCCCCTCTAACTCCAGGTGGGCCGggacttcctttcattcattcattcattcaattgtatttattgagcgcttcctgtgtgcagagcactgtactaagcgcttgggaagtccaagttggcgacatatagagacggtccctacccaacaacgggctcacagtctagagggatgaggggaggagaatgggggtgtgaaaaaggggcgggaggaagggggtaaagaaggtctgggagaggagaaagaataaTGGGGTGTTAAAAAACTGAGAAGAGGGTGTgaagaggagctgggggagagggaaatgggggtgtgaaaaggggttgaggagggaggaataggggtgtggaaaggagctgggggagaggggaatgggggtgtgaaaaggggctgcagaaagagaggaatgggggtgttaaaaggggcctggagggtgaaaatgggctgggggagaggggactgggggagggtgaaaaggggctggggaaagaggagaatgggggtgtgaaaaggggctggggaaagaggagaatgggggtgtgaaaaggggcctggagggtgaaaagggcctggggaaagaggagaatagGGGTGTGAaagagggctggggagaggggactgggggtgtgaaaaggggctgggggagaggggaatgttgGGGTGTAAagcgggctggggagaggggactgggggtgtgaaaaggggctgggggagaggggaatgttgGGGTGTAAAgcggctggggggagaggggactgggggtgtgaaaaggggctggggaaaggggaataggggtgtgaaaaggggctggggaaagaggggaataggggtgtgaaaaggggctgggggagaggggactgggggtgtgaaaaggggctgggggagaggggaattttGGGGTGAAAAGcggctggggaggaagaaggcggTGGTGGGGGAATCGGAGGTCTAGGTGTCTGGGTCCGCTCCCCTCTATggcggtggtggaggaggaggagcaagagaagcaataggagaaggggaggagagaaaaagcgaACAGAAGGTGGGAAGAAGCCGAAGTGACTCCCCAGATCTCCGTCAGGGATGTGAGCGATTCAGTGCGGGAGCCCCAGGGAGCAGCTGGACGGGAAACCCGATAGACACACAGGCAGCTATCAAGCCAAGGACTCTGAATGACAGACtagtggccattcattcattcattcattcattcagtattgagcgcttactgggtgcagaacactgtactaagcgcttgggaagtacaagttggcaacatatggagacggtccctacccagcggccaTCTACGGGTGCCCACTGTGTGCCTAGATCCCTGCCACTCGCTTTCCCCACACCCCTCAGGGCTGAGGTAGGAGTTCCCCCGGCtaattcctcctccctgccttggcACCAGTGGCTACTCAATACCAGCACCCCGTGGGCCGAGAGCAACTGCCCTCTTGGTGGTGAATACCTTCCCCAAGTGGTCCTTCCCCTTCCAATAAAGGTCTCTGGCTCCCGCACACTGAGTACAAACAGGATTTTATTGCatgagagaggcagggggagggtggtTTCCGGGGCAGTTCTGCCATAGCTTGATGGTGCCTGGGGACTCAGCCAAGCTCAGTGACCCCTCCGGCCCCATAGTTTGGCCTGCTGAGCTGTAccccgggtggggtggggggggaacggggcagagaaggaggaacaACGCCATGGCAGTGCCAATGCCCAGCAGGTGCTTTCCCCTGGCAGAAGGGTCAGCTCTTTGGTCTGCAAAAAAGTACAGTGCAAATATTGATCAGTCCAGCCCGGGGCAGGCACCCTGGCTCCAGCCTCAGAGCTCTGGGTTTGCTAGGAATCCAGGGCCAAGCTAGGCCCAGAGCTGCCCCTCCCCTGTCCAGTCTGGCACCGGAGGCTGCCCACGCCAACCGTGAGTTGGAGAGGCAACCGGGGCGCGGTCAAACTGGAAGCGATTGGGAGCCACGCCGGAGGTGAGCGGAGTGGTGCTTGTTGCATAAAGTTGCCTTGAGGATCTAGAAGCCCTTGGGTCAGCTGCCAGGCTCCAGAGCGGCCCCCCAGTAGGGTAGTTCCAGACTTTTCCCACCTGGGCCCGGCTCACTTCCGTCCCAAACGGGGAACTGCCGGGGCCTGAGAGTCCACCCGGATTCTTCCCCGACCTGGTCAGGATGGCTTTGTGCTGACCCAAGTCCAACCAGGCTCTGGAGGGTTGAGGGTGGCTAGtgggggcagggccggggccaTTGCAGAACTCCACTCCGGGCTGGTCCGGGCCCTGAGGGATCCTGGGGACCTGCTGCTCACTGGCAACACTTGGCTTTCTTCTTGCCCGTCGTCTGATACAGGTCCCTGTCATTGCTGTTGATTCCTGGAGAGGAGTGTGGGGTGGAGAGGCCCAGGGCAGGGTctcaggggatggggtgggaccattcccatccccatctccccctccccacccgaccAACTGCTGCACCCTCCGGGCACTCACGGATAACCTCCCCGATGCGCCGGGCACTGCTCTTCTCCAGCTCTGCCAGCACGTTGGCCTCAAAGGTCAGGGCCGCCACGCGGAAGAAAAACTCACGCACGTTCTCCCCTGGCACAGAGGGCGGGCACTCAGTGGGGCGGGcaccgggggggtgggggccacAGGCCGGTCAGGAAGCCTGGGCCCTGCTGCCGTGCCCAGTGGGCACACGAGAAGGGACTGAGGGAACTGGGTGgtggaagagttcattcattcattcaatcgtatttattgagcgcttactgtgtgcagagcactggactaagcgcttgggaagtccaagttggcaacacagagagacggtccctaccgaacagtgagctcacagtctagaagggggagacagacaacaaaacatattaacaaaataaaataaatagaagagttgTCTCTGGGGCTCGCGGGCGAGACtcaccagagagagaggagacagcccAGTACTCCGCTTTCATCTCCCGGGCCACGCGGACAGCATCCTTCTCGATGAGCCCATACTGGGCCGGTGTCTGAGGGAGACGGTGGGGACAGGTTGGGGAAGGGGTTAGGACGGCCTTCCGTGGCCCCCTCctgtcccaccctcctcctctccctccgctcACACTCAGATCCTTCTTGGAGCCCACGAGGAAGAGCAGCACGTTGGAGGAATCGTTCTCCTTCAGGGCATCGGCCAGCCACTGCCTGGAGCGGGCAGAAGGATGTGAGCTCCTCCTGAGAACGGGGACCCCCTACCCATCTGAAAGCCCCCACCCTCTGCCAATCCCTCCGCTCCTGCCTGCGTCATTCTAACtgcggtacttgttgagcacttactaggtgccagccaccgtcccaatcgggttggacacagtccctgtcccacctgggactcccgtccccctccctgttccccaccaccccttttttctcccctgccccgtttcctctccccactccgcctTGCCCCCAGCCTGGTTCATACTTGGTGTGTTCCAGAGAGGCAACGTTGTTCACATCAAACACAATGACGATGGCTGGGGAGGGCAAATTGTAGGGGTGACTGGGGGGTGCCGGGGTGCTCCTTATTGagcccccctgccccagccactGTGGGGGCCCACCCTgagtcccacccctgcccctccagggCAGTCCTCACCTTGGGCCCCGCGGTAGTAAGTGGACGCGATACACTTGAATCGCTCCTGTCCCGCGGTGTCCCAGCTGCGGGAGACagagttggggggttggggggcagcatcagcggaggctgagggtggggggcagcaggggATACAGCCTCAGAGCcttagggtggggagggaaggaataataataataatgataataatggcatttattaagcgcttactacgtgcaaagcacttttttaagcgcaggggaggttacaaggtgctcaggttgtcccacgggggggttcactgtcttaatccccattttccagatgagggaactgaggcccagagaagtgaagtgacttgcccaaagtcacacagcggacaagcggcggagccggtatttgaacccgtgccctctgagtccacagcccgggctctatccactgagccacgctgcttctgtgtttgAGGGTTGGAGACACGGGATGGGCGGGTGGGGCTGCGGAGGGGAACAGGAAGGGGCCTGGGGGACCCGGGGCCCGGGGACCCTGGGAATGGGGGTCCCAAAGACACTCACAGCTGCAGGCTGAAGGGGACACCCAACACCTCAAATCTCTCCATTTCGAAGTCCACCCCGATGGTGGCCTTGTAATTCTTGTCAAAGGTGTCCTTGCAGAacctgtggcggggccgggatttgtccatatttactatgctcttgtacatatctactattctatttattttattctgttaatacgttttgttttgtcgtccgtctcccccttctagactgttagcccgctgttgggtaggggccgtctctagatgttgccgacttggacttcccaagcgcttagtacggtgctctgcacacagtaagcgctcaatagtctgggggcccagactgagccccctccttcctctcctccccctccccatcccccccgtcttacctccttcccctccccacagcacctgtatatatgtatgtacgtatttattactccatttcatttgtacatatttattctgtttattttattttgttaatatgttttgtcctgttgtctgtctcccccttctagaccgtgagcccgccgttgggtagggacccgtctctatatgttgccaacttggacttcccaagcgcttagtatggtgctctgcattcattcattcaatcgtatttattgagcgcttaactgtgtgcagagcactggactaagcgcttgggaagtacaagttggcaacacatagagacggtccctaccccacaacgggctcacactctagaagggggagacagacaacaaaacaaaatatgtggacaggtgtcaagtcatcagaacaagtaattaaagctagatgcacatcattaacaaaataaatagaatagtaaatatgtacaagtaaaataaatagagcaataaatctgtataaatatatacacaagtgctgtggggaggggaaggaggtaaggcggggggatggggaggaggagaggaaaaatcaatcaatcaatcaatcaatcgtatttattgaccgcttactgtgtgcagagcactgtactaagcgcttgggaaatacaagttggcaacatatagagacagtccctacccaacagtgggctcacagtctagaagggggagacagagaacaaaaccaaacatactaacaaaataaaatagagtggatatgtacaagtaaaataaataaatagagtaataaatacgtacaaacatatatacaaaaagtaagcgctcaataaatacgattgaatgaattaatgaataaatacgactgaatgaatgaattaattgagagAGGCCCAGCTCTTCAGGAAGCCCTGCTTCTGGCCCTGgcctcatccctcctcctccttccagccctggccccatccctcctccttcttccagcCAGGGCCtcattcctccttctcccttcaaccccggtcccatccctcctctcctccccatccctgtcccctgaCCCTTCTTCCGGGGCCGGGatcgtccccctccccgccgccccacaGAAGGGCCGATTCCCCTCGGCGCCCGCGCACGTCCGCTGTTGTACCTGTTTATCAGGCAAGTCTTCCCCACAGACAGGTCCCCCACCACAATGACTTTGGAGATCTTAAACCTGCTGAAGGAGGACGGAGCGGAGACTCTACCGCGTTCTTCCCGCCGGCTCTTCCTcccgggccctcctcctcctgtccctccgtTCCCCAGAGCCCGGACCTCAGTTTCTCCGCCCGGTCCGGGGCACGGTGCCAGTTTTGGAAGCCCCGCCACCCCACCCTGCCCGAGCTCTGACACCGTGGAAGCCACCCAGGTGCGGATGTCTCCCCAGGCTCATTCCAAGGCTCAGGCCCAGCCCCATCCACGATGCCATCACCagaccacacacaaacacatacacaaacaccacACCCCACCCTACACACATTCTCCCAGGAAAAAAAGAGTCAGGGAAAGCTATTCTAGTGGGGAGGgctgtatgagtgtgtgtgtgtgtgtgtccccgagTGTATCTGTGGgtctgcatttaataataataataactgtggcatttgttatgagcttactgtgtgccaggcaccctgctaagcgttagggtggatgcaagcaaatcgggctgggcacGGTTTCGTCTGAGAGCCCGTGAACAGGAGAGTGTAGGGGTACCTGTGTAAATTTCTGAGTGGGCAGGGGTTGTAGTGAGCGTGTCTGCCAGGGGTTTGAATCTCCGTCCCAGCGGAGGAGGGGGCGTCTGTCTGGCTGTTGCCCCTGTGTGTGCCCGAGTCAGACGGCCTCTCCATCCTGAGCCCCGACTTGGGCTCTAGGAGCAACCGGGGAGGGGTCTGCGGCCCCCTCGACCCCCCGGTCCACACTTACCCCACGGTGCCCGTTCTCTGCTCCTGGCAGGCATTGCTGACGCGAGGGTGGAAGTCTCCGTGGGTGTGCAGGGCGGCCTCCTGCCGCATGCACTGCAGCGGGCGAGAGGAGCGGGaaggcgggaaggagggaggaagggaggaagaggggcagggatcGGCCTGCTtggccaccccatccccacccccggcccctggGCTTGGGTCCCGGCCCAACCACCCACAAGCATCCCAGCCGCCGAACTGGAAGCCTTTTCTTGGGGTAAGGGGGAGCGCCTTCGCCCCAACCAAAATTTCCcagcccttctctccccacccctctcagaGGCTGACTGTGCCACATCCCCAAGCCGGAcaaccctcccctgccccccgatcTCCACCCCAGACCTCGTCTCCCACGGAGCGAGCCTCCGGGAAGGGACTCCCCATCCGATCCGATCCGATCTGATCCGATGGGAGTCCGAGAGCTGCCCCTACCTGGGGCAGCCCCGCCAGGATGCGGTCCCTCCGCACTGGTGCCAGGATGTTCATCCTCCGGGGGTgctggggggtgttggggggcacGGACTTGGCAGCCACTCAGCTCTGTGCCCTCACCACCCAGCTGCCCAGCCGAGAGATCCACCCTGGCAAAGAAACCAAGGAACTTGGGGAGATGCAACAATAACTCAGGGACTCGGGGAGACCTTACAAAACCACGGGGATCCCGGGAGACCCTACCACAACCCAGAGTCTGGGGGCCACCCTACAACAGCCCAGGGACTGGGGGTGACCCTAAAATAGTCCAGAGATTAGGGGAAACACTACAATTGCTCAgagactactattactactactaataataatgatggtattggttaagcgcttactgagcccactggtgggtagggaccgtctctatatgttgccaacttgtacttcccaagcgctttgtacagtgctctgcacacagtaagcgctcaataaatacgattgattgattactctgtgccaagcactgttctaagagctgggggagatataaggtgatcaggttgtcccacatggggctcccagccttaatccccattttcagatgaggtaaccgaggcccagagaagtgaaataacttgcccaaagtcacgcagctgaaaagtggtggaggtgggattagaacccacaacctctgacttgcaagcctgcgctctttccactaagccacactgctctgcaccctgccggcactcaataaatacgactgaatgaatgattgaataataataataataataataatggtattggttaagcgcttactatatgccaagcactgttctaagagctgggggagatacaaggtgatcaggttgtcccacgggggcctcacggtcttaatctccattttacagatgagggaactgaggcccagagaagtgacttgtccaaggtcacacacacagctggaaagtggcggagctgggattagaacccacaacctccgactcccaagcccgtgttcttgccagtATGCCACGCTCAGAGACCCTAAGAGACGCTCAGAGACACTACGACAGCCCAGAGACTAGGGAAGTCCCTACAGTAGCTGGGAGACTAGAGGCACCCctacaattctagactgtgagcccactgttgggtagggaccgtctctatatgttgccaacttggacttcccaagcgcttagtacagtgctctgcacacagtaatacgattgaatgaatgaatgaatgaatgaatgaacagtcctgAGACTCGGGGCAACCCTACAATAGCCCAAAGAGTAGAAGCAACCCCACTATAGCTCAGAGACTAGGGGAGACCCTGCAAAaccagcagcatgagaagcagtgtggtttagtggcaggagcccgggcttgggagtcagaggttgtgggttctaatcccgccccaccactttttttttataatggcatttattaagcgcttactatgtgcaaagcactgttctaagcactggggaggctacaaggcgatcaggttgtcccacgtggggctcacagtcttcatccccattttccagatgagggaactaaggcccagagaagtgaagtgacttgcccaaagtcacacagctgccaattggcggagccgggattcgaacccatgacctctgact
This genomic interval carries:
- the RAB34 gene encoding ras-related protein Rab-34 isoform X1 translates to MNILAPVRRDRILAGLPQCMRQEAALHTHGDFHPRVSNACQEQRTGTVGRFKISKVIVVGDLSVGKTCLINRFCKDTFDKNYKATIGVDFEMERFEVLGVPFSLQLWDTAGQERFKCIASTYYRGAQAIVIVFDVNNVASLEHTKQWLADALKENDSSNVLLFLVGSKKDLSTPAQYGLIEKDAVRVAREMKAEYWAVSSLSGENVREFFFRVAALTFEANVLAELEKSSARRIGEVIRINSNDRDLYQTTGKKKAKCCQ
- the RAB34 gene encoding ras-related protein Rab-34 isoform X2 → MNILAPVRRDRILAGLPQCMRQEAALHTHGDFHPRVSNACQEQRTGTVGFKISKVIVVGDLSVGKTCLINRFCKDTFDKNYKATIGVDFEMERFEVLGVPFSLQLWDTAGQERFKCIASTYYRGAQAIVIVFDVNNVASLEHTKQWLADALKENDSSNVLLFLVGSKKDLSTPAQYGLIEKDAVRVAREMKAEYWAVSSLSGENVREFFFRVAALTFEANVLAELEKSSARRIGEVIRINSNDRDLYQTTGKKKAKCCQ